The genomic segment GCTGATCAGTGTTGAGTTGTTCATCACAATGATTTCTCCGCGCAAATTGCGCAGCCGAGTTGATCGAACTCCAATATGTTCAATCGAAGCCCAAACATCGCCGATATTGATGAACTGTCCAACGGTGAAAGGTTTGTCCAAAAGGATCATCAGATAGGCGAACAATTCCTGGGCTGGTTCCTTCAGGGCGAGGCCGATTCCGATGCCGCCTGCACTCAGCAGGCCCCAGATGACTCCCATGCTGACGCCCAAGCTCTGGAGAAAGATGAGAAGTCCGACTCCCCAAATGATGGCTTGGATCAGGGGCATTAATGCCTCTGCCAGGAGCGTCAATTCGTCGTCGCCTGTTCGTCTGGCCAGGCCTTTCAGGAATCTGGCCGTAAAGCGATTGGCAAATCGGACGAACACCAGGGTCAGCATCACCCTGAGAACAATCTCGTAACCCTGCTGGAATTCTGCGCTGAGTCCAAGGTCTGCCTTGATTAAATATAAGGTCAGAACAATGCCCAGCGGTATGATTGATTGCCCCAGTGAACTGACAATGAAATCGTCGAAACTGGTTTTTGTTCTCTTTGTGAGTCGAGGCAGTACCTGACTGAAAATCAGTGAGGCTGCAAATGTAATTCCGACGCCTATTAATAGGTCTATTCCAATTTTAATCATGCTCCTTTAGATTCGTGATCTGTTAATCATCATGCTGTGAAAATGCCTTCAGGGCAATGATTGGTTGCGACTCAGCACGATGGACAGGTTGTTGGCCGGCATGCTGATGCATGCTTCGAGTTCAAACGCGTTCTGTTCGGTTGCCAGCTCAAGGACCCATTCCAGGTCACGCACGCCCCAGCACGGATTGCGCTCTTTCAGGGATTGGTCAAAGTCGGCGTTGCTTTCGCTGGTGTGGCATCCCCCTCGTTTGAAGGGGCCGTAGATGATCAGAGGT from the Synechococcus sp. KORDI-100 genome contains:
- a CDS encoding mechanosensitive ion channel family protein; protein product: MIKIGIDLLIGVGITFAASLIFSQVLPRLTKRTKTSFDDFIVSSLGQSIIPLGIVLTLYLIKADLGLSAEFQQGYEIVLRVMLTLVFVRFANRFTARFLKGLARRTGDDELTLLAEALMPLIQAIIWGVGLLIFLQSLGVSMGVIWGLLSAGGIGIGLALKEPAQELFAYLMILLDKPFTVGQFINIGDVWASIEHIGVRSTRLRNLRGEIIVMNNSTLISGIIYNFADMAQRRMIYKIGVAYDTSPDLMEKIPTLIEGIVTAVEHTDFNRCHFTEFADSSLNFELVYYIDTRDYTIALNAQQQINLDILKAFAERGIEIAFPTQTIYLEGDAVLGKAS